In Siniperca chuatsi isolate FFG_IHB_CAS linkage group LG20, ASM2008510v1, whole genome shotgun sequence, the following proteins share a genomic window:
- the ndr2 gene encoding nodal-related 2 yields MRALGPLAVALHASLLVLLAQGIQKSRDGVYMRSLQRFSVMDRSTGYHLPTYMMHLYRNFKSNFSRPMDTMEQDAAKQADTVKSVVAKSLTYRQRRWIATFDLHALLADKQIQAAELRIKLPRTPSASNITVEVYHQHGQACHTHKSCQEQQLVGLLTESSPVTSSQSWKVFNMTSPLLNWLRQKSSVRIQHRVSRRTKVLKTKSGLSLPDQPVYVASQRREQDVSDQALLVVFSHTGSDENSKAKASLLHTAEQSKFLSPAEIKKAHWPKRRRSKRGQREQTVRTLQASKRGSEKSLCRRVDLHVDFNQIGWGSWIIFPKRYNAYRCEGSCPGPLGEDLNPTNHAYMQSLLKHYHPDRVASPCCAPTKMSPLSMLYYENGEMLLRHHEDMIVDECGCQ; encoded by the exons ATGCGCGCATTGGGACCTCTGGCTGTTGCACTGCACGCATCTCTGCTCGTGCTGCTGGCTCAGGGGATTCAAAAAAGCAGAGATGGAGTTTATATGAGGTCGCTGCAGCGTTTTTCCGTGATGGACCGATCAACCGGGTACCACCTGCCAACCTACATGATGCATCTCTATAGGAATTTCAAGTCAAACTTCTCCAGGCCTATGGATACTATGGAGCAAGATGCCGCAAAGCAAGCAGACACCGTGAAGAGTGTGGTGGCTAAAA GTTTGACGTACAGACAGAGGCGCTGGATTGCGACCTTTGACCTCCATGCCCTGCTGGCTGACAAACAGATCCAGGCAGCAGAGCTGAGAATCAAGCTTCCTCGGACACCGAGTGCTTCCAACATCACTGTGGAGGTCTATCACCAGCACGGCCAGGCGTGCCATACGCACAAGAGCTGCCAGGAACAGCAGCTGGTGGGGCTGCTCACTGAATCATCACCGGTCACTTCATCACAGAGCTGGAAAGTGTTCAACATGACAAGTCCTCTCTTGAACTGGCTCAGACAAAAATCTTCAGTGAGAATTCAACACAGAGTGTCAAGAAGAACGAAAGTGTTAAAGACAAAGAGTGGCCTGTCGCTTCCTGATCAGCCTGTCTATGTAGCGAGccagaggagagagcaggacGTGAGCGACCAGGCCTTGTTGGTCGTCTTCTCACACACAGGCTCTGATGAAAACTCAAAGGCCAAAGCGAGCTTACTCCATACAGCTGAACAATCCAAGTTCTTGTCCCCTGCTGAAATCAAAAAGGCCCACTGGCCAAAGAGGCGCAGGAGCAAACGGGGCCAGAGAGAACAAACAGTGAGAACCCTGCAGGCGTCCAAAAGAGGGAGTGAAAAATCTCTCTGTCGCAGAGTTGACCTGCATGTAGACTTTAACCAAATTGGCTGGGGGTCCTGGATCATCTTTCCTAAAAGATATAATGCCTACCGCTGCGAGGGTTCCTGCCCTGGTCCCCTGGGAGAAGACTTAAATCCAACAAATCATGCTTACATGCAG AGTTTACTGAAACATTACCACCCTGACAGAGTGGCATCACCCTGCTGTGCCCCAACCAAAATGAGCCCATTAAGCATGCTGTACTATGAGAACGGAGAAATGCTCCTTCGACATCACGAAGACATGATTGTGGATGAATGTGGCTGCCAGTGA
- the ppa1a gene encoding inorganic pyrophosphatase 2, mitochondrial: protein MSFTIEERGRPNTQEYRVFFKNSGGKYISPFHDIPIYANEAENIFHAVVEVPRWTNAKMEIATKESLNPLKQDMKKGNLRYVANVFPHKGYIWNYGAIPQTWEDPNHKDSDTGCCGDNDPIDICDIGNKVCSRGEIIKVKVLGTLALIDEGETDWKVIVINIEDPEADDFNNIDDVRRFKPGYLEATVDWFKRYKVPDGKPENQFAFNGEFKDRDFAIKTVKSTHEFWKALISKRTNAGELNCMNTSVSDSPFCCSAGDAEAVVKSTCAFGAEDPIPSSVDKWFYYEK from the exons ATGAGCTTTACCATCGAGGAGAGGGGCAGGCCGAACACCCAGGAGTACAGGGTGTTTTTCA AAAACTCTGGGGGCAAATACATCTCTCCATTCCACGACATACCCATCTATGCTAATGAAGCAGAG aatatttttcacGCTGTTGTGGAGGTTCCAAGATGGACAAATGCAAAGATGGag ATTGCCACCAAAGAATCTCTCAATCCACTGAAACAAGATATGAAGAAGGGGAATCTTCGTTATGTAGCAAATGTGTTTCCTCACAAAGGCTATATCTGGAATTATGGAGCTATTCCACAG ACATGGGAAGACCCCAACCACAAGGACAGCGACACAGGATGCTGTGGAGACAACGATCCTATTGATATATGTGACATAGGAAATAAG GTTTGCTCACGAGGAGAAATAATCAAAGTGAAGGTGTTGGGAACTCTGGCTTTGATCGATGAGGGAGAAACAGACTGGAAGGTCATTGTGATCAATATTGAGGACCCTGAAGCCGACGACTTTAACA ATATTGATGATGTAAGACGATTCAAGCCTGGATACCTGGAGGCAACTGTTGATTGGTTCAAAAGATACAAAGTCCCAGATGGGAAACCTGAAAACCAATTTGCTTTCAATGGAGAGTTCAAGGACAGG GACTTTGCCATTAAAACAGTCAAGAGCACCCAtgagttttggaaggcactgattTCTAAGAGGACCAATGCTGGCGAGTTAAATTG CATGAACACCAGTGTCTCAGATAGTCCgttctgctgctctgctggggATGCAGAGGCTGTGGTTAAGTCT ACATGTGCTTTTGGAGCTGAGGATCCCATTCCAAGTTCAG tcgACAAATGGTTCTACTATGAGAAGTAA
- the lrrc20 gene encoding leucine-rich repeat-containing protein 20 — protein sequence MAEAVAKVARRVNATVEEGKDSLDLSNCKLISFPDGVFKVLRSVSENIRVITLADNELKALSSKFFSTFTQLRELDLQGNVLTKLPDAVGEMEHLTCINLANNSFSIFPDKLTEIATLERINLEGNSITEIPVEKLSDMPALKWLNVKSNPLDSSTQSALQSGHNFDILSTAES from the exons atggCTGAGGCAGTCGCAAAAGTGGCGCGGAGGGTTAATGCAACTGTAGAGGAGGGGAAAGATAGTTTGG aCCTGTCAAACTGCAAGCTCATTTCTTTCCCAGATGGTGTGTTCAAGGTCCTGAGGAGTGTCTCAGAAAACATCCGCGTTATCACATTGGCTGACAATGAGCTGAAGGCCCTTTCCAGCAAGTTTTTTTCAACCTTCACTCAGCTGAGAG AATTGGACCTGCAAGGCAATGTTCTCACAAAACTGCCTGACGCCGTGGGAGAAATGGAGCATTTGACCTGCATCAATCTGGCTAATAACAGCTTCTCCATCTTCCCTGATAAGCTTACTGAAATAGCCACACTGGAGAGGATTAACCTGGAAGGAAATAGCATCACcg AAATACCAGTGGAGAAGTTGTCTGACATGCCAGCACTGAAGTGGCTAAACGTGAAGTCAAACCCTTTGGACTCAAGCACTCAGTCTGCTCTGCAATCTGGCcacaattttgacattttgtcaacAGCAGAGTCCTAA